In Plasmodium reichenowi strain SY57 chromosome Unknown, whole genome shotgun sequence, the DNA window ttttcattctttaatttacatttatataatgagGACAAACCAAATTGgcatatataattatctGAAATAACAAAACTATTTGTATCCATATTTAAATTgtcattataatttattgtATTAACATAATTACATGAGTTCTCATAAGCTgtgttgttattataatgatcattataattatgttgTTCATTGTCGAATtgatttttctttatatcTGAATTATCACTTATACGATCTAGGAGCATAGAAATGTTATTACTTAGCGATATTTCTTTATCCTTTGGGATGTTCATATTGTGAATATTGTGTATATTGTGAATATTAtgtgtattatttatattgttcatattattcatattattcatattgttcatattattcatattattcatattattcatattattcatattattcatattattcatattgttcatattattcatattattcatattattcatgttaccctttttattaaatatattatctttataaaaatcatCATTCGTATAATTCccatcatttatatttctctTTATTAATTTTGCGCCATCCTTACCGGGGGGCACGTCACAATTAT includes these proteins:
- a CDS encoding protein kinase, putative, with the protein product TNLYTNNCDVPPGKDGAKLIKRNINDGNYTNDDFYKDNIFNKKGNMNNMNNMNNMNNMNNMNNMNNMNNMNNMNNMNNMNNMNNMNNINNTHNIHNIHNIHNMNIPKDKEISLSNNISMLLDRISDNSDIKKNQFDNEQHNYNDHYNNNTAYENSCNYVNTINYNDNLNMDTNSFVISDNYICQFGLSSLYKCKLKNENNSFLINVIDSFYLNHINGNDIVANNILFHKRLRHINILSYKGKTADKSKLYLLFQNIHGSILKTYSTPLEETVIACYAYQIIDLLEYMHTNFIIFQGLLSNIILLQKNTKEELVQILNQQNKNVNKYFHIYKHGIIKVFNFDFANMDANEKDYELDFLCLAVLIYEMCTKYNSYYSNKF